From Salvia splendens isolate huo1 chromosome 3, SspV2, whole genome shotgun sequence, a single genomic window includes:
- the LOC121797097 gene encoding ethylene-responsive transcription factor ERF014-like translates to MDGRTEECKVVRLKHQVTTEGGGSSAVRKVKKKDFYELHMEMMASTDSEPIAWIEADHSLHSPVHAVITTEPPRMGGRSRIWLGSYSTDVAAVRAYDTVVFYLRGLTTKLNFPDQIVAGGAALNDLSATSIRKKAAEVGARVDALHSTNRHPTKPSWFQEEIDPTSSPSQNRPNPPLNLVSREQLLS, encoded by the exons ATGGATGGAAGAACTGAGGAGTGCAAGGTGGTGCGTCTGAAGCACCAAGTGACTACTGAAGGAGGAGGATCGAGTGCAGTAAGAAAAGTGAAGAAGAAGGACTTTTATGAGCTTCACATGGAGATGATGGCTTCCACTGACTCGGAGCCAATAGCATGGATCGAGGCAGACCATAGTCTCCATTCACCGGTGCACGCGGTGATCACTACTGAACCCCCTAGGATGGGGGGG AGATCTCGAATCTGGCTCGGCTCCTACTCCACTGACGTCGCCGCCGTCCGCGCCTACGACACCGTCGTCTTCTACCTCCGCGGCCTTACCACCAAGCTCAACTTCCCCGACCAAATTGTCGCAGGCGGCGCCGCCCTCAACGACCTCTCCGCCACCTCCATAAGGAAGAAAGCCGCCGAGGTCGGCGCCAGAGTCGACGCCCTCCACTCCACCAATCGCCACCCCACGAAACCCTCTTGGTTTCAAGAAGAGATCGATCCAACAAGCAGCCCGAGCCAGAACCGGCCGAACCCGCCACTT AATCTTGTCTCGCGTGAGCAGCTCCTCtcatga
- the LOC121796408 gene encoding uncharacterized protein LOC121796408: protein MSRMAGIGVSPIVLLSLLLLAIGGAHATIFFPRPLTVTGQLCCTQNGNCPGTPVAGATVTLNCPGSILSPPVSVSTTTTATGTFSLSAIRQSITGLTIFVGCTITVQLPVPATAACPVLSNTGGILISLIRRTGEVGGVQLGVPTGFVRLG, encoded by the exons ATGAGTAG GATGGCCGGAATCGGTGTTTCTCCCATCGTGCTTCTGTCGCTTCTCCTCTTGGCGATCGGAGGAGCCCACGCCACCATTTTCTTCCCGCGACCTCTGACCGTGACGGGGCAGCTGTGCTGCACCCAGAACGGCAACTGCCCTGGGACACCCGTTGCCGGGGCCACGGTGACGCTTAACTGTCCGGGTTCAATCTTAAGCCCGCCTGTGTCGGTCTCCACCACCACAACTGCTACTGGTACCTTCAGCCTTTCCGCTATCAGACAGAGCATCACCGGCCTCACTATTTTCGTTGGATGCACCATCACCGTGCAGCTTCCGGTCCCCGCCACTGCTGCCTGTCCCGTCTTGTCCAATACAGGCGGCATTCTTATTTCCCTCATTAGACGTACTGGCGAGGTTGGCGGAGTTCAGCTTGGGGTACCTACTGGATTTGTTCGGTTGGGGTGA
- the LOC121797098 gene encoding uncharacterized protein LOC121797098, which produces MEYEEGNNGPPPPPPNYAELLRQLEELRQQVNRGPPVPVQNQYVYQGQANPTVHSNIAANTFELKRGLIQMAENIAFRGKSTDDPNKHITKFIQICNTTKMNGVTDEQVRLRLFPFSLEDSTKDWLESLEPGSIRSWDAMVENFLEKFYPPSEAIKRQHEIIAFQMTSTENIRDAWGRFKSLMKRCPNHGLTPTVQVITFFKGCVPEAQRELNLSSGSNFLKKRVNEAIEVIDEFASNDEGWSNERSKVHRVASTTDHDPMSALSDKLDVLTMKFDCMAMGQPSREPQGKMGDVNYVNQGDNNRYFNNHRANFQGGGYNQFGNKWHPNLSYGNPNNALQPPPGFTVTDGVVNDPKKMTTEDILKSFMLQSNNLMEQNNQRMEKVETDVQSMATHLKNIDTQISQISQTVTPSLPATTSDTVLEPKATVAEKENEAEKENTGTTSGVKVPFPQMPKYAKFLKEVIAQKTSWGQVDTINLTENCSALLQRKLPAKLKDPGSFTVDCLIGGYKVENALYDLGASINLMPLSVFKQLNIGTLKPTSATLQMADISVAYPEGIVEDLLIKVGEFIFPADFMVLDMEEDNGVPLLLGRPFLATVEANINVKRES; this is translated from the exons ATGGAGTACGAAGAAGGTAACAACGGTCCACCACCCCCTCCTCCCAATTATGCTGAGCTTCTACGACAGCTGGAGGAGTTGCGTCAACAGGTCAACCGTGGACCACCTGTGCCTGTGCAGAATCAATATGTATATCAAGGTCAGGCAAATCCAACTGTCCATAGCAACATCGCGGCCAATACTTTCGAGCTAAAAAGAGGACTAATTCAGATGGCGGAGAACATTGCTTTTAGGGGCAAATCCACAGATGACCCCAACAAGCATATCACTAAGTTCATTCAGATTTGCAACACAACAAAGATGAATGGAGTGACAGATGAGCAGGTTCGGCTAAGGCTGTTTCCTTTCTCTTTAGAGGATTCAACAAAGGACTGGTTAGAGAGTTTGGAGCCAGGATCAATTAGAAGTTGGGATGCTATGGTGGAAAAttttttggagaaattctacCCCCCTAGTGAAGCTATAAAGAGACAACACGAGATCATTGCCTTTCAGATGACTTCTACAGAGAATATCAGAGACGCATGGGGGAGGTTTAAATCTTTGATGAAACGGTGTCCCAACCATGGGTTAACCCCGACAGTCCAAGTTATTACATTTTTCAAGGGATGTGTGCCTGAAGCACAAAGGGAGTTGAATTTGAGCTCAGGCAGTAATTTTCTCAAGAAAAGAGTGAATGAAGCCATTGAAGTAATAGATGAGTTTGCATCTAATGACGAAGGATGGAGCAACGAAAGGAGTAAGGTGCATAGGGTAGCGTCTACTACAGATCATGATCCTATGAGTGCCCTATCCGACAAGTTGGATGTGTTGACCATGAAATTCGACTGCATGGCAATGGGGCAACCGTCTCGAGAACCCCAAGGAAAAATGGGGGACGTGAACTATGTGAATCAAGGGGACAACAACCGATACTTCAATAATCACCGCGCCAACTTCCAGGGTGGAGGATATAATCAGTTCGGGAACAAATGGCATCCCAATCTCTCTTATGGAAACCCAAATAATGCTCTGCAACCACCCCCGGGGTTCACAGTTACTGATGGGGTGGTTAATGATCCGAAGAAGATGACCACGGAAGACATACTCAAGTCTTTCATGCTACAGTCCAACAACCTCATGGAGCAGAACAATCAAAGGATGGAGAAGGTTGAGACAGATGTACAAAGTATGGCCACTCATCTGAAGAACATCGACACACAGATAAGCCAGATTTCCCAGACTGTGA CTCCCTCACTGCCTGCGACCACATCTGATACCGTTCTTGAGCCCAAGGCTACCGTGGCAGAGAAGGAAAATGAGGCTGAAAAGGAGAATACTGGCACCACTTCTGGAGTAAAGGTGCCATTCCCACAG ATGCCTAAGTACGCTAAGTTTCTGAAGGAGGTGATAGCCCAGAAGACTAGTTGGGGGCAGGTTGACACTATTAACCTAACTGAAAATTGCAGTGCTCTGCTGCAAAGGAAACTGCCTGCCAAGCTGAAGGACCCTGGAAGTTTCACTGTCGACTGCCTCATTGGGGGCTATAAGGTGGAAAATGCTCTCTACGATCTAGGTGCGAGCATCAATCTAATGCCACTATCGGTGTTCAAGCAACTGAACATCGGTACTTTGAAGCCCACCTCAGCCACACTACAGATGGCAGACATATCTGTCGCGTATCCAGAGGGCATCGTGGAAGACCTACTGATTAAGGTCGGGGAATTTATTTTTCCTGCCGACTTTATGGTCTTGGACATGGAAGAAGACAATGGAGTCCCCCTACTGCTAGGACGTCCCTTCCTTGCCACTGTTGAGGCAAATATAAATGTGAAAAGGGAGAGTTGA